A part of Reinekea thalattae genomic DNA contains:
- a CDS encoding type II secretion system F family protein, translating into MANQHRPQSFSYQAFDSNGQLQTGQLTASNAAWAQAMLRQQGLQDIQQLKPIAKTGLLAQNKQGLVANSKAVVASSGLKSSAVHGDNHSKTKQALQIRLFEAAIRRQDITLFTRQLAIMVKTGMPLLSTFDLVAENLNHPRMKLLIAELKQRLSNGGSLSSALRAYPKYFDSLYCGLIEAGEQAGALETMLERVAEHREQGDALKRKIQAALRYPAIVLVVAVLVSAILLIKVVPTFESLFSSFSAPLPLATQLVIQLARQLGQWWPTLLIGLLGVCALSLLLYQKTLWLKRLWHYCALRLPIIGSILFKSIMVRFARTLATTYAAGVPLNQALSSVAGALNHSQYQQIVEQLKQRIEEGDELAKAMSASSGFSNLLTQMVSVGEQTGTLDRMLNKAAHLYEQEIKQQIDALTDLVEPLMITILGIIVGGLVVSMYLPIFQMGSAI; encoded by the coding sequence ATGGCTAACCAACACAGACCTCAGTCTTTCTCTTACCAAGCGTTCGACTCTAACGGCCAGCTTCAAACTGGCCAACTCACAGCGAGCAATGCAGCCTGGGCACAGGCAATGTTGCGCCAGCAAGGTTTGCAAGACATTCAGCAACTCAAACCCATCGCCAAAACTGGCCTGCTAGCACAAAACAAGCAAGGCTTAGTAGCCAATAGCAAAGCCGTTGTTGCTAGCAGTGGTTTAAAAAGCTCGGCAGTTCATGGTGATAATCACTCTAAAACCAAACAAGCGTTGCAGATTCGATTATTTGAGGCTGCCATACGCCGCCAAGATATTACGCTCTTTACTCGGCAGCTGGCGATTATGGTAAAAACCGGCATGCCGCTGCTGAGTACTTTTGATCTAGTGGCAGAAAACCTTAACCACCCTCGCATGAAGCTGCTTATTGCTGAACTCAAACAACGGCTTAGCAATGGTGGCTCGTTGAGTTCAGCACTGCGCGCCTACCCAAAATATTTCGACTCGCTTTACTGCGGTCTAATTGAAGCCGGTGAACAGGCAGGTGCATTGGAAACCATGCTAGAACGTGTTGCAGAGCACCGAGAACAAGGCGACGCACTGAAACGAAAAATACAGGCGGCGTTGCGCTACCCAGCCATTGTCTTAGTGGTAGCCGTTTTGGTGAGTGCGATTTTGTTAATCAAGGTGGTGCCCACCTTTGAGTCGTTATTTTCTAGCTTTTCTGCGCCGCTACCGCTGGCTACGCAACTGGTTATTCAGCTGGCTCGACAACTAGGCCAGTGGTGGCCAACGCTGCTAATCGGTTTACTTGGCGTTTGCGCCCTAAGCCTGTTGCTGTACCAAAAAACACTGTGGCTCAAAAGGCTGTGGCACTATTGCGCTCTTCGTTTACCGATCATCGGCAGTATTTTGTTTAAATCTATCATGGTGCGCTTTGCTCGCACTCTAGCAACGACATACGCCGCGGGTGTTCCGCTAAACCAAGCGCTCAGCTCCGTCGCCGGTGCACTAAACCATAGCCAATATCAGCAGATAGTTGAGCAACTAAAGCAGCGTATTGAAGAGGGTGACGAACTGGCAAAAGCCATGAGCGCTAGCAGTGGTTTTAGCAATCTACTTACTCAGATGGTCAGTGTCGGTGAACAAACCGGTACTTTAGATAGGATGCTCAATAAGGCCGCGCACCTTTACGAACAGGAGATAAAACAGCAAATTGACGCGCTTACCGATCTGGTTGAGCCACTGATGATCACAATTTTAGGGATTATCGTTGGCGGCTTGGTGGTTTCCATGTATCTTCCCATTTTTCAAA
- a CDS encoding pilin, whose translation MRVLKGFSLIELMIVVAIMGMLATAAIPAYQNYTLRTKISEVISLASAAKLSLYDYYLSQGSMPLTANNESAELSAVANLELSRIVANNAAVYSELSGNTDISSLTVTISGAGSAVDNKIIIFTFDASQTSGLKFYCDATQAVSILNASVTNYVADDYLPSQCRS comes from the coding sequence ATGCGAGTGTTAAAAGGTTTTAGTCTTATCGAACTGATGATCGTTGTTGCCATAATGGGAATGTTGGCCACGGCGGCAATTCCAGCTTATCAAAACTACACGTTACGAACGAAAATTTCTGAAGTTATTAGCTTGGCTTCGGCGGCTAAATTAAGTCTGTACGATTATTATTTATCGCAAGGTTCAATGCCGTTAACTGCCAATAACGAAAGTGCAGAACTCAGTGCGGTGGCAAATTTGGAGTTATCGAGAATCGTTGCTAATAACGCTGCTGTTTATTCTGAGTTATCAGGTAATACTGATATTTCTTCTCTCACCGTAACGATCAGTGGCGCCGGTTCGGCAGTGGATAATAAAATTATTATTTTTACTTTCGATGCATCACAAACATCGGGGTTAAAATTTTATTGCGATGCAACACAGGCGGTGAGTATTTTAAATGCCAGTGTAACGAATTATGTTGCTGATGATTATTTGCCCAGTCAGTGTCGAAGCTGA